In Paenibacillus sp. J23TS9, a single genomic region encodes these proteins:
- a CDS encoding carbohydrate ABC transporter permease, with the protein MKHRMGHLSFGEKTFDVLNYTLLTILTICTLYPLVYVLFASLSDPTLYMQHSGILWKPLHFNLNAYRLVFENPMIIRGYLNTFIVLIGGLVLNIILTAFGAYALSRKGLRYRKQLMLFIVFTMFFNGGLIPLYFTVKGLGLTNTLWSLIIPQAISAFNLIIMRTAFEAVPDSLEESAKIDGANEFVILFRIMIPLCMPVMAVMLLYYGVSHWNSWFNAMIYVQDRNLYPLQLVLRELLLLNDASSMATGASGGEVAVIGETLKHATIIVATVPILCVYPFLQKYFVKGAMIGAIKG; encoded by the coding sequence ATGAAACACAGAATGGGACACTTGTCATTCGGTGAGAAGACTTTTGATGTCTTGAATTACACCTTGCTGACCATTTTAACGATTTGCACCTTATATCCTTTGGTTTACGTTTTATTCGCTTCCTTAAGTGATCCGACATTGTACATGCAGCATTCGGGTATTTTATGGAAGCCTTTGCACTTCAACCTGAACGCCTACCGTCTGGTATTCGAGAACCCCATGATCATTCGCGGGTATTTAAATACATTTATCGTGCTTATTGGCGGGCTTGTGCTCAATATTATTCTGACGGCTTTCGGCGCTTACGCGTTATCACGGAAAGGCCTTCGCTACCGCAAGCAGCTCATGCTGTTTATTGTGTTTACGATGTTTTTTAACGGGGGGCTCATTCCATTATATTTTACGGTAAAAGGACTCGGGCTGACCAACACGTTATGGTCCCTGATTATCCCGCAGGCCATTTCGGCCTTTAATCTGATTATAATGCGAACAGCATTCGAAGCCGTGCCGGACAGCTTGGAGGAGTCAGCGAAGATCGACGGGGCCAATGAATTCGTCATCCTGTTCCGCATCATGATTCCGCTGTGCATGCCGGTCATGGCCGTCATGCTGCTGTATTACGGGGTCAGCCACTGGAATTCCTGGTTTAATGCGATGATTTATGTGCAGGATCGTAACCTGTATCCGCTTCAGCTGGTCCTGCGGGAGCTGCTGCTGCTTAATGATGCCAGTTCGATGGCAACCGGAGCCAGCGGTGGTGAAGTCGCGGTAATCGGCGAAACGCTCAAACATGCTACCATCATCGTGGCTACCGTTCCGATTTTGTGCGTATATCCGTTTCTGCAAAAATATTTCGTTAAAGGCGCGATGATTGGCGCCATAAAAGGGTGA
- a CDS encoding sugar ABC transporter permease, with amino-acid sequence MQHATLLPADRTNTSSRWGLLKDIRKNPWLYIMLTPVLLYFTVFHYYPMYGAMIAFKDFSPRLGITGSPWVGWEHFESFFQGIYFWRVITNTLIISFYELIFGFPAPLILALLLNEVRKTVFKRTVQTLTYMPHFISLVVVCGIIKEFTMSDGIVNDLLSFFGWERVSLLLGPEYFRTIFVSSGIWQNIGWGTIIYLAALAGIDQEQYEAARMDGASRWKQMLHVTLPGIMPTIIILFILEMGRIMNVGGEKIILLYNPSTYETADVISSYVYRVGLQEFDYSFSSAVGLFNSAINFTLVICSNWLSRKMNNTSLW; translated from the coding sequence ATGCAGCACGCGACCTTGCTGCCTGCTGACCGCACGAATACATCGAGCCGGTGGGGACTGCTGAAAGATATTCGGAAAAATCCTTGGCTATATATCATGCTTACTCCCGTACTGCTGTATTTCACTGTCTTCCACTACTATCCGATGTATGGAGCCATGATTGCTTTTAAGGACTTTTCGCCGCGGCTGGGTATCACGGGCAGCCCTTGGGTCGGCTGGGAGCATTTCGAGTCTTTTTTTCAGGGGATTTACTTTTGGCGCGTCATTACGAACACGTTAATCATTAGTTTCTATGAGCTTATTTTCGGTTTTCCTGCTCCGCTGATTTTGGCCTTACTGTTAAACGAAGTGAGAAAAACGGTATTTAAACGCACCGTACAGACATTGACGTATATGCCCCATTTTATATCGCTGGTAGTCGTGTGCGGCATTATCAAAGAGTTTACGATGAGCGACGGGATCGTTAATGATCTGCTTTCGTTCTTTGGCTGGGAACGGGTATCACTGCTGCTCGGACCGGAATATTTCCGTACCATCTTCGTCTCGTCAGGGATCTGGCAAAATATCGGCTGGGGCACGATTATCTATTTGGCTGCGCTGGCCGGAATTGACCAGGAACAGTATGAAGCTGCCAGGATGGACGGGGCAAGCCGCTGGAAGCAGATGCTTCATGTGACCTTGCCGGGGATTATGCCCACGATTATCATCCTATTTATCCTTGAGATGGGCAGAATCATGAATGTCGGCGGCGAGAAAATCATTCTGCTTTACAATCCGTCTACCTACGAAACAGCAGATGTGATCAGCTCCTACGTATATCGTGTAGGGCTCCAGGAGTTCGATTACAGCTTCAGCTCGGCCGTGGGACTATTCAATTCGGCTATTAACTTCACGCTTGTCATCTGCTCTAACTGGTTGAGCCGAAAGATGAACAATACGAGCTTGTGGTAG
- a CDS encoding extracellular solute-binding protein — MVQRLLSSKSLVRRFKMGVSAVLLMSLVLAGCSQGDGKETKAKPQEDKSAASDLGMTYPLKANKGITSWEILNNNAVTFFPNLADTPFGKTLAEKTGVNVKYIHPNDQQTKEQFNLMIASDELPDTIEYDWTGRSAGSYPGGPQKAIKDGVILELNDIIDQYAPNLKKKLEADKELDKMVKTDSGKYYVFPMIRNPSGLVFRGPMVRKDWLDELNLPVPTTIEEWETTLKAFKEKKGAKAPLSVTYTGGNFEIRDAFIGAFHTSNNFYIDDEGKVKYGPVDPQYKDFLTLFRKWFAEGLFDKDFALTDSKALDNKILTGQTGATVNLLSGGMGKWMDAMKKQDPKFELVGAPYPTLKKGEVPFIGQRDFKYNPGPSKAITTAAKNPELVAKWLDYAYSDEGAMLFNFGIEGESYTMENGAPEYTDLIKNNEKYSLQQMVSIYSKPNGPYEADERRNWNTFPQQDEAVKIWSNTEAEKHTLPAFLTPTDEESKELGKILTDVTNYKEEMFVKFIVGKEPMENYDQYVAQIKKLGIDRAVEIYQSAMDRYNKR, encoded by the coding sequence ATGGTTCAACGTTTGCTTTCCAGTAAAAGTTTGGTAAGGCGTTTCAAAATGGGAGTTTCCGCCGTCCTGCTGATGAGCTTGGTGCTTGCGGGATGCTCCCAGGGAGATGGCAAGGAAACGAAAGCGAAACCGCAGGAAGACAAGAGTGCTGCTTCAGATCTCGGCATGACGTATCCGCTGAAGGCGAACAAGGGAATTACATCGTGGGAAATCCTGAATAATAACGCGGTTACGTTCTTCCCCAATCTGGCTGACACTCCATTCGGCAAGACGCTTGCCGAGAAGACCGGTGTTAATGTGAAGTATATCCATCCGAATGACCAGCAGACGAAGGAACAATTTAATCTGATGATCGCCTCGGATGAGCTGCCGGATACGATTGAGTATGACTGGACGGGACGGAGCGCGGGTTCCTATCCCGGAGGACCGCAAAAAGCGATTAAAGACGGAGTTATTCTGGAACTGAATGACATCATCGACCAATATGCGCCGAATCTCAAGAAGAAGCTGGAAGCAGACAAGGAACTCGACAAAATGGTGAAGACGGACAGCGGAAAATATTATGTATTTCCGATGATCCGCAATCCGTCCGGGCTTGTATTCCGCGGTCCGATGGTCCGCAAGGACTGGCTGGACGAACTGAATCTCCCTGTGCCGACAACGATTGAAGAGTGGGAAACTACTTTGAAAGCGTTTAAGGAGAAAAAAGGCGCAAAGGCACCGCTTAGCGTAACGTACACGGGAGGCAATTTTGAAATCCGCGATGCCTTTATCGGAGCGTTTCACACGTCCAACAATTTTTATATCGATGATGAAGGAAAAGTAAAATACGGTCCAGTGGATCCGCAGTATAAGGATTTTCTGACGCTCTTCCGTAAATGGTTTGCGGAAGGACTGTTTGACAAGGATTTTGCGCTTACCGATAGCAAAGCATTGGACAACAAGATTCTGACGGGTCAGACAGGAGCAACGGTTAACCTGCTCAGTGGAGGCATGGGCAAATGGATGGATGCGATGAAGAAGCAGGATCCGAAGTTTGAGCTCGTGGGCGCTCCTTATCCAACACTCAAAAAAGGCGAAGTTCCGTTTATCGGACAGCGTGATTTCAAATACAATCCAGGACCAAGCAAAGCGATAACGACCGCCGCAAAAAATCCGGAACTGGTCGCAAAGTGGCTGGACTATGCTTACAGCGACGAAGGCGCCATGCTGTTTAACTTCGGAATCGAAGGGGAGAGCTACACCATGGAGAATGGGGCCCCGGAGTATACCGATTTGATTAAAAATAATGAGAAATACAGTCTACAGCAAATGGTATCCATCTATTCCAAGCCGAATGGTCCATATGAAGCGGATGAACGCCGCAATTGGAACACCTTCCCGCAGCAGGATGAAGCGGTTAAGATCTGGTCCAACACAGAGGCGGAGAAGCATACGCTTCCGGCATTTCTAACGCCGACGGATGAAGAAAGCAAGGAGCTCGGCAAGATTCTGACGGACGTGACCAATTATAAGGAAGAAATGTTCGTGAAATTCATCGTCGGTAAAGAGCCGATGGAGAATTATGATCAGTACGTGGCACAGATTAAGAAGCTGGGCATCGACCGGGCAGTCGAAATCTACCAAAGCGCTATGGATCGATATAACAAGAGATAA
- a CDS encoding helix-turn-helix domain-containing protein encodes MFKQLRKYNRSVIVTWLVSYTTVLTVPILISFVLYSISFNQVKTETNRANDLLLEQMEMSIDSKLKGLEQLSLEIALNRNISSFSSVDLPLRDAQYYDLFQISESLRTYKNANDYIDQIFVWYMNSDTVLSTYDHMNRQGLFQKLRPQKNTTFEQWNSLFEQKYVNGYIPMNYWDDGTATPVVVFARSLVFNTPGQPPAIIMFVMKDAKLIESAPRNPDASVFILNEESRYIAAPAKSGSLLSLQLKYDELQEQQGMVYKEVQNQQAAVSYITSKVTGWKYVSVLPASLFNEKMEYMRRLTWISIGLCFLVGGVICVLFLRKNYMPIQVMLQSLSHKFGLRFDGGLSEYSFLQGAIQDYFTEKEDMRVRFDKHRNTIRAHLLRRLLKGAIDQEAPLHESLAAHHIQFSSDRFAVMLVSVDEYGKFEQYGSEELSDKKQQMLHFILTNVLEDTAAGEAAVYTTDMNDVLASIVNFQNDISEEQEQQTLQRITEQIREFMHVQMQVKLTIAVGGAHSHIYEIAHSYQEALDALEYRVILGSGQFIRYEDTQLKHAANHHYYYPLSVEQQLIYVVKSGNYPKAETLLEEIFKENFSGHPVSVPLAKCLMYNLASTMLNTLDEVSVTSKRTLESQLLDVEQLLACEHVLQMKEQMKDKLKQVCEWIQSEKRDHHRYLIEDVRRYIENQLHDPNLNISMIGEAFRMTPSYISRLYKDHAGEALLDTINRLRLAEAKDLLQEQKLTVNEVAGRVGYADVSTFVRTFKKFEGITPGAYQKTTN; translated from the coding sequence ATGTTCAAGCAGCTGCGCAAGTACAACCGAAGCGTTATTGTAACCTGGTTAGTATCCTATACAACCGTTCTAACGGTACCTATTCTCATCAGCTTTGTGTTGTATTCGATCTCGTTCAATCAGGTGAAGACGGAAACGAACCGGGCGAATGACCTGTTGCTCGAGCAGATGGAAATGTCCATTGACAGCAAGCTGAAGGGGCTGGAACAGCTGAGCCTCGAGATTGCCTTAAACCGCAATATTTCCAGCTTCTCCAGCGTTGATCTTCCGCTAAGGGATGCCCAATACTATGATTTATTCCAGATTTCGGAGAGCCTGCGCACCTATAAAAACGCCAATGATTACATCGATCAAATCTTTGTATGGTACATGAACAGCGATACCGTGTTATCTACCTACGATCATATGAACCGCCAAGGTTTATTTCAAAAGCTGCGCCCGCAAAAAAATACGACTTTCGAGCAATGGAACAGCCTGTTCGAACAAAAATATGTAAACGGCTACATTCCGATGAATTACTGGGATGACGGCACGGCGACACCGGTCGTAGTGTTCGCGCGCTCCCTTGTATTCAACACACCGGGCCAGCCGCCTGCCATCATCATGTTCGTCATGAAGGATGCCAAATTGATCGAGAGCGCTCCCCGAAATCCGGATGCTAGCGTGTTCATTCTGAATGAGGAAAGCCGCTACATTGCCGCTCCCGCGAAATCGGGAAGCCTGCTCTCACTGCAGCTTAAATACGATGAGCTTCAGGAACAGCAGGGCATGGTATACAAGGAGGTTCAGAATCAACAAGCGGCGGTCTCCTACATTACTTCCAAAGTTACGGGCTGGAAATATGTGTCCGTGCTGCCGGCATCCCTGTTCAATGAAAAAATGGAGTATATGCGCAGGCTTACCTGGATCAGCATCGGGCTCTGTTTTTTGGTCGGCGGCGTCATCTGCGTTCTGTTTCTTCGTAAAAATTACATGCCGATCCAGGTCATGCTGCAGAGTCTTTCCCATAAATTCGGACTGCGCTTTGACGGGGGCTTGAGCGAATATTCCTTCCTGCAGGGTGCGATCCAGGACTATTTTACGGAAAAGGAAGATATGCGCGTCCGCTTTGATAAACATCGCAATACGATCCGGGCTCATTTGCTCCGAAGGCTGCTGAAAGGGGCGATAGATCAAGAAGCGCCGCTGCATGAATCTCTTGCCGCCCATCATATTCAGTTTTCATCTGATCGTTTTGCCGTCATGCTGGTATCTGTGGATGAATACGGGAAATTTGAGCAGTACGGATCGGAGGAGTTGTCTGATAAAAAGCAGCAAATGCTGCATTTTATTCTGACGAATGTCCTTGAAGACACGGCGGCGGGCGAGGCTGCCGTATACACCACAGACATGAATGACGTTCTTGCTTCGATCGTGAATTTTCAGAACGATATTTCTGAAGAACAAGAGCAGCAGACTCTACAGCGCATTACGGAACAGATTCGTGAGTTCATGCATGTGCAAATGCAGGTGAAACTGACGATTGCGGTTGGTGGAGCCCATTCCCACATCTATGAAATTGCCCATTCTTATCAAGAGGCGCTGGATGCGCTTGAATATCGGGTTATACTCGGAAGCGGGCAATTCATCCGGTATGAGGATACGCAACTGAAGCATGCAGCGAATCATCATTATTATTATCCTCTGAGCGTCGAACAGCAGCTGATTTATGTGGTGAAGAGCGGGAATTATCCGAAAGCGGAAACGCTGCTCGAGGAAATTTTCAAGGAAAACTTCTCGGGTCATCCGGTATCCGTGCCACTCGCGAAATGCCTGATGTACAATCTGGCAAGCACGATGCTGAATACGCTCGATGAGGTAAGCGTAACAAGCAAACGAACGCTGGAATCGCAGCTCCTCGATGTAGAGCAGCTGCTCGCATGCGAACATGTCCTGCAGATGAAGGAGCAGATGAAGGATAAGCTGAAGCAGGTTTGTGAATGGATCCAATCCGAAAAGAGGGATCATCACCGTTATTTGATTGAGGATGTACGGCGTTACATAGAGAATCAATTGCATGATCCAAATCTGAATATCTCCATGATTGGGGAAGCCTTCCGAATGACACCCTCATATATATCGCGTCTGTATAAAGATCACGCGGGCGAAGCACTGCTCGATACGATTAACCGTTTACGCCTGGCAGAAGCCAAGGATCTCCTCCAGGAGCAGAAGCTGACGGTCAATGAGGTCGCCGGTCGCGTTGGCTATGCGGATGTCAGCACCTTTGTGCGAACCTTCAAAAAATTCGAAGGCATCACCCCTGGAGCATACCAAAAGACGACGAATTGA
- a CDS encoding glycoside hydrolase family 95-like protein yields MNIQTDIDWPAFLSRHDMLWKTKPISWDEGAFIGNGLLGAMIYSEEHRDQRHVLRFVLGRTDVTASRSGGAKNFPVRVPIGEFVLEMEGWIYQPCEIRIDLWNAEMRAVIPTTKGEVKLRALIHASSPVAFIELDTDEGEHGAKLNWYAYPDVNPILKNADGINLNQYIPKIAVEKTEEKGIYFGIQSYGQGEGCTTAWKMHNHERAGVCKEEDIPQDRRYHRVCLLTVMKGVSEQDKENARRELDKIDVTETGIGEWISAHRVWWHNYYPASFISIPDMQLESFYWIQIYKLASATRKDMLPMDNQGPWMTSTPWPGLWFNMNVQMSYSPVYTANRLELGQSLISSLRLHEKQLIHNVPEAFRSDSAGLGRSSSYDLNSPVDDEVGNLTWLMHNCWRQYRYSMDSELLREFLYPLLRRSICLYMHLLEEGEDGMLHLPPMVSPEYGSFKQLVTRDSHYDLSLLRWGCETLLHASERLQILDPLRERWNEILTRLTPLPVDPELGYKIGEDLSLEFGHRHFSHLLAVFPLHIAGGSEEERVLAIRTLRHWIAMEGDLRGFSFTGAASIAAALGLGDEALAYVRSLMHFIKPNTMYKEAGPVIETPLAGAEAIHDMLLQSWGNLIRVFPAIPGEWQEAVFHNLRTEGGFLVSAVYKEGRTELIRIRSLAGEPCRLLTDLAHSEQGFVIEVQNKTPDYRIHEDQSIEISLGQGEEAVIYATGSRQNEAIAPIQAEPGMYNFFGGKKPWRLYGIPK; encoded by the coding sequence ATGAACATTCAGACGGATATCGACTGGCCCGCATTTCTCTCGCGGCATGATATGTTGTGGAAGACCAAGCCTATTAGCTGGGACGAGGGGGCTTTTATAGGCAATGGACTACTGGGAGCCATGATATACAGTGAAGAACATCGCGACCAGCGTCATGTGCTCAGATTCGTGCTAGGAAGGACAGATGTGACGGCATCACGTTCAGGGGGCGCCAAGAACTTTCCTGTACGTGTGCCCATAGGGGAATTTGTGCTTGAGATGGAAGGGTGGATCTACCAGCCTTGCGAGATTCGGATAGACCTGTGGAACGCAGAAATGCGGGCGGTTATCCCTACAACAAAGGGAGAGGTGAAATTGCGGGCTTTAATCCACGCCTCATCCCCCGTTGCGTTTATTGAACTAGATACAGATGAAGGTGAACATGGGGCGAAATTAAACTGGTATGCCTATCCGGATGTGAACCCGATTCTCAAAAACGCCGATGGAATCAATCTGAATCAATATATTCCCAAGATTGCAGTGGAAAAAACCGAAGAAAAGGGGATATATTTCGGGATTCAATCCTACGGACAGGGTGAAGGCTGCACGACGGCATGGAAGATGCATAACCATGAAAGAGCTGGGGTGTGCAAGGAAGAAGATATACCTCAAGACAGAAGATATCACCGAGTATGCCTGCTGACCGTAATGAAAGGAGTATCCGAACAGGACAAGGAAAACGCCCGCAGGGAGCTTGATAAGATAGACGTCACGGAGACAGGCATAGGTGAATGGATTTCCGCCCACCGCGTGTGGTGGCATAACTACTATCCGGCAAGCTTTATCTCGATCCCTGACATGCAGCTCGAAAGTTTTTACTGGATTCAGATATATAAGCTGGCTAGTGCTACCCGAAAAGATATGCTGCCTATGGACAACCAAGGTCCATGGATGACTTCAACGCCTTGGCCGGGTCTCTGGTTTAATATGAACGTGCAAATGAGCTATTCACCGGTGTATACCGCGAACCGGCTTGAGCTTGGACAATCTCTCATTTCTTCGCTCCGGCTACATGAGAAGCAATTGATCCATAATGTGCCTGAAGCTTTTCGCAGCGATTCGGCCGGCCTCGGGCGGAGCAGCAGCTATGATCTGAACAGTCCGGTTGACGATGAGGTCGGGAATTTAACATGGCTTATGCATAATTGCTGGCGGCAATACCGCTATTCGATGGACAGCGAGCTGCTGCGCGAATTCCTATATCCGCTTCTACGGCGGAGTATCTGCTTGTATATGCATCTGTTGGAGGAAGGGGAGGACGGTATGCTTCACCTGCCTCCCATGGTTTCGCCTGAATACGGTTCCTTCAAACAACTCGTGACCCGTGATTCCCATTATGACCTTTCTCTATTACGTTGGGGCTGCGAAACATTATTGCATGCATCCGAGAGACTTCAGATTCTTGACCCGCTCCGGGAGAGATGGAATGAAATCCTCACCCGCTTGACACCTCTGCCGGTTGACCCGGAACTCGGCTACAAGATCGGAGAGGATCTCAGTCTGGAGTTCGGTCATAGACACTTCAGCCATCTGCTTGCTGTTTTTCCGCTGCATATTGCCGGAGGATCGGAGGAAGAACGGGTGCTTGCCATCCGCACTCTCAGGCATTGGATCGCCATGGAAGGAGATCTGCGCGGCTTCAGCTTCACGGGTGCGGCTTCCATTGCGGCAGCACTGGGTCTTGGCGATGAAGCACTCGCTTATGTGCGAAGCCTGATGCATTTTATTAAACCGAATACGATGTATAAAGAAGCGGGACCGGTTATCGAGACGCCGCTGGCCGGAGCGGAGGCGATACATGATATGCTGCTGCAGAGCTGGGGGAACCTGATCCGGGTATTTCCGGCCATACCGGGCGAGTGGCAGGAAGCCGTCTTTCATAATCTGCGCACAGAGGGCGGTTTTCTTGTCAGCGCCGTCTATAAAGAGGGGAGAACAGAGCTGATCCGTATCCGCAGCCTTGCTGGAGAGCCCTGTCGATTGCTTACTGATCTCGCACATTCGGAACAAGGCTTCGTGATTGAAGTGCAGAATAAGACGCCGGATTATAGGATACATGAGGACCAATCCATTGAAATATCGCTTGGACAAGGAGAGGAAGCGGTGATCTACGCGACAGGCAGCAGGCAGAATGAGGCAATTGCACCTATACAGGCTGAACCCGGCATGTACAATTTTTTTGGAGGAAAGAAACCTTGGCGACTATACGGAATTCCCAAATAA
- a CDS encoding Na+/H+ antiporter → MELFEFILLMLVAVSLSNLVNRFIPSVSVPIIQIVLGMLITWLPLHYELKLNPELFLLLFIAPLLFNDGKHADKEALWKLKKPILLLALGLVFVTVAVMGYFLNWLLPVIPLAASFALAAALAPTDAVAVGALEQKVKIPHQTMQILEGESLINDASGLVSFQFAVAAMVTGMFSFKSAGLSFISISLGGVVLGLLLTLVKYGVVKWLRRLGMENVTLHMLIEILTPFLIFMTAEELGVNGILAVVAAGIAHSFGYKKMNPEVAKLRVVSKSTWSVIIFVLNGLVFLLLGTQLPDIIQTIWNSEEIGNFKVIMYTLLLTLAVLALRLIWALLMDISNRTEPRGPWRLRFKKALILSLSGVRGTITLASTLSLPFFLDDGTAFPARDLIIFLAAGVILWTLLASNYLLPLVLGKETQTEQEEEEIQAKIEILRNVVNGLNELTTDQNRLATAQLINTYTSRIRTLRKDEKKDKVQRSLGLSVLKWERENTLLALKNKEVNPYTAYRYLNKINQLLFMHTKDVRYKKDLFPVKHWDEVFGMLQQVRLSIREGRAELTRLRIQNISYVIKQLNALLAVGEPDMETVSSLILQNERMLLHLTRNESDTGTRKEFDLSMQELARVGIQMERDNIQSMFETGRITRQGMKEMKRDILFMEHDLREETS, encoded by the coding sequence TTGGAATTGTTCGAATTTATTTTGCTAATGCTAGTGGCCGTTTCTTTATCCAATTTAGTGAACCGTTTTATCCCTTCAGTCTCCGTACCCATAATTCAAATCGTGCTGGGAATGTTGATTACTTGGTTACCCTTGCATTATGAACTGAAATTAAATCCGGAGCTGTTCTTGCTGCTGTTCATTGCCCCGTTGCTGTTTAATGATGGCAAGCATGCGGATAAAGAAGCGCTGTGGAAACTTAAGAAACCTATCCTTTTGTTAGCGTTGGGTCTAGTGTTTGTAACGGTAGCTGTGATGGGTTATTTCCTGAATTGGCTGCTTCCGGTCATCCCGCTGGCGGCATCCTTTGCTCTGGCGGCTGCATTAGCGCCTACCGATGCTGTGGCTGTGGGTGCACTGGAACAGAAAGTGAAAATCCCCCATCAAACGATGCAAATTCTCGAGGGGGAATCTTTAATTAATGACGCATCGGGGCTTGTTTCATTTCAGTTTGCCGTAGCTGCTATGGTCACCGGGATGTTCTCCTTCAAATCTGCTGGTCTCAGCTTTATTTCCATTTCGCTTGGCGGTGTGGTGCTGGGTCTTCTGCTCACGCTTGTAAAATATGGCGTAGTAAAATGGCTGCGGAGACTGGGAATGGAGAATGTCACGCTTCACATGCTGATTGAGATCCTGACTCCCTTTTTAATTTTTATGACGGCCGAGGAACTGGGGGTTAACGGTATCCTTGCCGTCGTCGCAGCAGGGATTGCCCATTCTTTCGGTTACAAGAAAATGAATCCCGAGGTAGCCAAGCTGAGAGTTGTATCCAAAAGCACCTGGTCGGTCATTATCTTTGTATTGAACGGACTGGTTTTCCTGCTGCTAGGCACACAGCTTCCGGATATTATTCAAACGATTTGGAACAGCGAGGAAATAGGGAATTTCAAAGTCATTATGTACACATTATTATTGACTTTGGCTGTACTCGCGCTGCGACTAATCTGGGCACTTCTGATGGATATCTCCAATCGCACTGAACCGCGTGGCCCTTGGCGGCTCAGGTTCAAGAAGGCACTTATTCTCAGCCTATCGGGAGTCCGGGGAACGATTACTCTGGCGAGTACGTTGTCACTGCCGTTTTTTCTTGATGATGGCACAGCTTTTCCGGCTAGAGATCTGATCATTTTCCTTGCGGCAGGAGTTATACTGTGGACCTTGCTGGCCTCTAACTATCTGCTGCCGCTTGTATTGGGGAAAGAAACGCAAACGGAGCAGGAAGAGGAGGAGATTCAGGCGAAAATTGAGATTCTGAGGAATGTAGTTAACGGATTAAACGAACTGACTACGGACCAGAACCGGCTGGCGACCGCCCAGCTCATCAATACGTATACTTCCAGAATCCGAACACTCAGGAAAGATGAAAAGAAAGATAAGGTACAACGGTCCTTGGGCCTGTCTGTCCTGAAATGGGAAAGAGAAAACACTTTGCTTGCACTAAAAAATAAAGAAGTAAATCCATACACAGCATACCGTTACCTTAACAAGATTAACCAACTGTTGTTTATGCACACAAAAGATGTCCGTTATAAAAAAGATCTTTTTCCAGTTAAACATTGGGACGAAGTGTTCGGGATGCTGCAGCAAGTCAGGTTAAGCATCCGAGAGGGACGCGCCGAATTGACCAGGCTCAGAATTCAAAATATATCATATGTCATTAAGCAGCTAAATGCTTTACTCGCAGTAGGCGAGCCGGATATGGAGACGGTCAGCTCTCTGATCCTGCAAAATGAACGTATGCTGCTGCATCTGACCAGAAACGAATCGGACACCGGCACCCGAAAAGAGTTCGACCTATCAATGCAGGAGCTGGCCCGAGTCGGAATTCAGATGGAGAGAGACAACATTCAATCCATGTTCGAGACAGGACGGATTACAAGACAGGGCATGAAGGAAATGAAACGCGATATCCTCTTCATGGAGCATGATCTGCGAGAAGAGACGAGTTAA
- a CDS encoding GNAT family N-acetyltransferase — protein sequence MNMIVRQEKAEDVNEVYHVVQKAFENADYSDHDEHNLVNRLRNSPNYIPELSLVAKYEDKIVGYILFTEIKVGDKTLIALAPVAVLPEMQSKGIGKLLIMEGHKIAALLGYKGSVVLGHDKYYPKFGYKKASLYGIEAPFEVSDDHFMAVELIDGGLTDVHGVVEYAKEFFEE from the coding sequence ATGAATATGATTGTTAGACAAGAAAAAGCGGAAGACGTTAACGAAGTCTACCATGTGGTACAAAAAGCGTTTGAAAATGCTGACTATTCAGACCATGATGAACATAATTTGGTAAACAGACTAAGGAATTCGCCGAATTATATTCCGGAGTTGTCTCTTGTAGCTAAATACGAGGACAAGATCGTGGGTTATATTCTTTTTACTGAAATCAAAGTGGGGGATAAAACGTTGATTGCCCTTGCACCTGTTGCTGTATTACCAGAAATGCAAAGCAAGGGCATAGGGAAGCTGCTGATTATGGAAGGCCACAAGATCGCTGCGCTGCTTGGTTATAAGGGTTCCGTTGTATTGGGTCATGACAAGTATTATCCGAAGTTTGGTTATAAAAAAGCCAGTCTATATGGTATAGAAGCACCATTCGAAGTTTCTGACGATCATTTTATGGCCGTTGAGCTTATTGACGGTGGTCTTACAGATGTCCATGGCGTTGTAGAATATGCTAAAGAATTTTTTGAAGAATAG